The Paenibacillus sp. RC334 nucleotide sequence GAAGAATGTTCATTTTGAGCTGCTTTTTGCGCAAAATGATCGAGTAAGTGAAATGTTTGGTAATCTCACCAAAGAGATGCTCATCGCTATTATATCGGTCATTGTTATATGTACATTAGGTTTGAATTTGCTGACTTCTGCATTTGTGGCCTTGGCAATTCCTGTTTCCATCGCCATCGGCTTTATTTTCTTGCCCACAACAGGAACCACACTGAATCAAATTTCAGTCATCGGATTAATCATCGTGCTAGGGATATTGGTTGATGATGCCGTCGTGGTAAATGACAACATTGAACGCCGACGCTCTGAATTTGGGGAAGATGCTACGGAGGCGGCAATTAAAGGAACGAAAGAGGTATCCTTATCGATCATTACAGCTACGTTAGCTACGGTTGCGGCATTTGCCCCGCTTTTATTCCTGCCGGGCACTATTGGAGACTTTATTAAACCGATACCTACCGTTATTTCGTTAACGATGCTGGCTTCCATGATTATGTCGCTAACGATCATTCCTATTTTCCGTCAATGGTATGATAGCCGCCGTAAGGGTAAAGAACGTAGCAAAACGACCAAGCCACCTGGGCTTCTTGGTAATCAAATACAGTCTCTCTCCAATGTGTACTCTAAAAACTGGATGCCAAGAATACTGCGACGTCCACTTTTAACAGCGCTTATTGGTCTTATGATTGGTACAGCAGCTTATGGACTACTTGCTATTGTTCCCATTGAATTATTTCCGGATTCCGATCAAGCGGATGCCACGATCAGCGTAACGATGCCAGAAGGAACGTCGTTGCAGGCAACCAATCAGGTTGTAAAGGAGATTGGGAACTGGGTCAAAAAACAGCCGGAAACAGAGCGGCTGGCGGCAACGGCAGGTGGAGGAGCGCCTCAGCTGTACAGCGATGTTGCAGGTGGTCACGGCTCTGGGGGAGCGGTAAACGGTCAACTTGCTGTCGTTGGAAAAGACGGGCTATTTGATCTTAAAAAAACAGTGGATAATTGGACCCATACGCTACAAGCTAAATATCCATCTGCATTGATAAGCATTCGCGTTCCTCAATTAGGTATTCCGGTCGGCAGTGCGGTGTCTATCCGTATTAAAGGAGAAGACATCGGAAAACTGCAAAATATGACAACTAAAGTAAAAGAAATCGTTGCGGGGACCCCCGGAGCTGTAGATGTGACCGATAATATGGGTATGCAAAGCTATAATCTGAATTTCCAAATCAATCAGCAAGCCTTGGATAAATATCGGGTTAGCTATTCCGATTTAACGCGTACTTTGCTATTAATGGGTGACGGGGTGAATGTAACGGATTTTGATACGGGTAAGGAATTACTTGATGTAAATGTATATATGAACAAACCAAACAATGATCCTGAGGTATTATTCCAACAATTAAGTGTGAACAATTCAGCAAGGGAGCAAATCCCCTTATCCCAGTTAGCCACGATGAAACCGGACTTTTCCATCCAGCAAATCCACCGCTATGATTTGGAACGGACTGTAACGATCTCAGCCAATGCAAATGGGCGTACGGCTACAGAACTCACTCAGGACATCCGTAGCAAACTTACAAATACACAGTTTGAACCAGGCTACACCTGGGAGATGGGGGGGAAACATCCGCGCAGTCCGATATGTTTAAGGATTTGGGCAAATTAGCTGTTATTGTTATTTTTCTTATTCTCCTTTTAATCACAATGCAGTTTTACTCGGTTTCCACACCGCTAATTATTATGACCACTGTTTATCTGGCAGCGGCAGGGGGAATCCTTGGAAGCTTTATTTCAGGTATGCCAATTGGATTTATGAGTATTATGGGTATCATTTCACTTGCTGGTATCGTCGTGCGTAACGGTATCGTATTGATAGAGTTTATTGAAGATGCGCGGCGTGAAGGAGCTAATTTAACAGACGCGATTCTAATGGCATGCTCTGCCCGTTTCCGTCCGATCTTGCTTACTTCGTTAACTGCGATTGTCGGTATGATCCCCATTGCCACAATAGGGGAGATCTTGTTCAAACCGTTGGCAACGACCATTATATTCGGACTAATCTTTTCAACCATTTTAACTTTGTTTGTAGTGCCTACTCTTTATATGGTCGTAGCTAATCTGAAGCTGAAACGGAAGCAGAAGAAGGAAATGCATACAAATAACGATAGCTCATTGTCTTTGTAACTGATACAAAAGACAGATAGGTCATAGCTTTGCTTGAGCATCTACCCGATCGTACATTAGGCTGTTTGCTTCGGCATTGAAAACTCCCGGAATATCAGCAACAGTTTGCTGATCAAAACAGTATAATAACTGTACATTTGTCGGAGGACAATAATACAAATTAACATTAATTAAATGCGGCGAAGTAGGGTACTCGATTAGGGTTTGCCAATTCTTATACGGTTAAAATGAAAGTCGAGCTGTTATTCCAGCCCGGTTTTGTAAAATTTAAAACTGTATTTCTGATCGCCTTACGTTATATTGGCTTGCAGGTGTTTAATCAGGAACCGGGTGAACGGAAGGAGTTTGGTAAAACTCCGCTTCGCAGGAATAGGATCAGTGACATGCTGCAACAAAGCACAGTGAACAGACTGACGGAAATAATACCACCTGTGTGCGCATACAGAATCCCCCGAAGTGAAAGAGCCAACGGTCGTTCAGAAATACATCGAGAAGTTGGCAAGTGATGAGATGGTTTCACGCACTGTGGCAGACAGGGTTTGAAGCAAACGAAAGTGAATGAATATACCTAAATTATCGGATTAATGATGAAACAAGGCAGACCAGAGAATCGGACTGCCTTGTTTTAATTTTTTTATCGTCCTATTATCGTCACTGGCTGCATCGTTTATCCGCGGGGGACAGCCTTAAGGCGGAAGGTGGAGCTGACAAAATCTCCTGACAGATCCGAGACAACAAGCCCAATTTTCATTAAGCGGTCACCTCCAAAGATTTCGCCGCCGAACGCTTCGTGGAAGGGGGAACCAGCGTCTTCCCCCAAGGTATTACCCGTATGGTCAGTAGTATTGCCTGCTGCGCCGGTTTCGATCTTATACTTTTTCTCTGGGTTAAGTCCTTTTAAAGTTAATCGCAGGATTGGACCATTGGGCTCAGCCAGTACGCGGAAATAAGCAACAAACGCTTCCGACTGGTCCTCGCTAACGAACATCCAAGCCGTATCGCCTCGGCCTTCAAACGGGCTAAGAAGCCGATACATATTCCCCTGCTGTACAAGGGAGCGAATCTCCTTATACTGGGCGATTTGTTTGGCAGCGAGCTCTTTTTCTTCCTTTGTAAATGCAGTAAGGTCAAGCTCGTAGCCAAAGTTGCCACTCATTGCCACGTCACCACGTATGGCGAGGGAGGTCATTCGTCCCACCTGGTGGTTCGGTACGCTCGATACGTGTGCTCCCATGGTGCTGGCTGGATACACGATGCTTGTTCCGTACTGGATAGCCAATCTTTCAATTGCATCGGTATCGTCGCTGGTCCATGTTTGCGGCATATAGTAGAGCATTCCGGGATCAAATCGTCCGCCTCCTCCGGAGCAGCTTTCGAACAAGATGTCCGGAAACCGGGAGGTCAGGCGTTCCAGCAGATCGTAAAGTCCGAGCATATAACGGTGTGCGGTTTCCTTTTGCCGTTCGCTAGAAGCTGTAGCCGAAGCAATCTCCGTCATATTACGGTTCATGTCCCACTTGACATAAGTAATTGGAGCGATCGAAAAAACGGAGCTGAGCGTATCGTACAAATAGTCGCATACTTCCTTGCGGGAGAGATCGAGCACCAATTGGGATCGGCCTTCCGTCCGCCGCCGACCCTCAGCATGCAGGCACCAGTCGGGATGCTTGCGGTACAATTCACTATCAGGAGACACCATTTCCGGCTCTACCCACAAGCCAAACTGTAAACCTTGTTCATTAACCCTTTTGGCTAGGTCGGCAAGACCGCCAGGCAGCTTACGGTGATCCTCAAACCAGTCTCCAAGCGAACTATCGTCGTTGTCGCGTTTGCCAAACCAACCGTCATCCAGAACAAAGAGCTCAATACCGAGGGGCCCGGCTTCCTTAGCAATCGCTTCGATTTTATCGGCGTCGAAGTTGAAATAAGTAGCTTCCCAATTGTTTACGAGAATAGGGCGCTCTTTGTCACGGTAAGCCCCCCGGCACAGACGAGTGCGGTAGAGACGATGATAGGTGCGCGACATGCCTCCAAGACCTTCTTCGGAAAAGACCAGAACGGCTTCAGGGGTCTGGAATGACTGACCCGGTTCAAGTCGCCAGGAGAAGTCAAAGGGATTGATTCCGATACTTACACGGGTCTGGTTGAATTGCTCTACTTCTGCCTGTGCAACGAAGTTGCTGCTGTAGACCAGACTGAAGCCGTATACATCTCCGTGATCTTCAGTTGCATCAGGACGAAGCAGTGCCAGAAAGGGATTCATCTGATGGCTGCTGGAGCCCCGACGGCTCTCTAACCGAATGGCACCGGGTCCGAGGTCGCGGCGCTGGATATGTCTTTCCCGCACCCACGCTCCGGACAGGTAGAGAGCCTGGTAGTTGGAATCGGCGAAATCGACAGAGGCGCTCATTGCATGCTCAATATTCATGACAGCGCTTCCCTTATGCTCAAAAAGAGTAGACCGGGCAATAGCGCTGTGATTCGCAAATACGGTATAGAGCAGTGTAGTCTTAAGACCCGAGTATTTGTCCTCAAGGGTTAGAAAGAGGGTTGCCGCTTCATCATCCGATTCGGTATAGACGGCAGGAAGTCCTTCGAGCTGTGGTTTACCCGCTACAATACGGTAACCACTATATTTTAGCTCCGTAATCCGGGTTCCGTCCGCAAGTGCAGCCTGGTAAGCAGGCTGACGAAAGTCGCTTGTTCCATACTGAGGATATTCCTGGGGAAGCGTATCCAGGGAAATTGTACGATTGGAAGGAACAGGATTGGGAGAAAAGGAGCACCGCTCCCTAAGCTCCAGTATACTTGCCAGACTTTTGTCATGATGAAGTCGGGCTCCCCAATAAACATGTGCGGGATATCCTTCTACAAGCTGGATAATATAGCTGCAATCCTTGGACTGCAGATGGAACAAACCAAGCGTCTCGTCTACATGAATGTTCATGGTATTCACTCCTTGAGGGTTCATCATATTAATTTGTTTTCACGTAAGGATTTTATCAAAAACATTGAGAATTTCACTTGCTGATTTTAGCCGTTTCTGCACGAGCTCTCCCGTATGACAAGCCTAGTCCCGATTACGCTGTGCGAAGGTGGTTCACGTCCCTCAAATCGTTCAGAGAGCAGTTGAACGGCAGCCTTTCCCATCTCTTCGGGGTAGGCACGTACGGTGGTGAGCGGAGGCTGTACGAAGGCCGCCATCTCAATGTCGTCGAAGCCGACGACAGCCATATCCTCGGGCACCCGTATTCCATGTCCATGCAGGGCGCGAAGGGCTCCAATGGCCAGCGGGTCGCTTGCAACGAAGCAAGCCGTCGGTCTTTCCTGTTCGGTAAGGAGATTGTTCATCATCAGATATCCATCCGCGGTACTCCATGCGCCTACACGGACGAATTGAGGATTGTACAATCCCTGTTCCCGCATGAACCGTTCAAAATAATGCGCACGTCGCTCTCCGTCGCTTTTGCCGCCGATAAACCCGATTTGTTGGTGGCCAAGCTCGATTAGATGTCCGAGTGCCTGATCAACAGCTTGACGGAAGTGGAGGCGTACAGAATCGTACTCCAGCTGTTCATGATACTGGTCCACAAGGACAATGGAGTTCTTGTCGGGATGCAGCTTGATCACCTCTTCTGGATCGACGCCGCCCACAACAATCAGACCGTCTGTCTTCTGCAAGGTGGAGATGGAAGAGCGGCCCCGCAGAGTCTGTCCCAACGTCAGGCCAAGCTCTTCACAGCGCAGCTCGATTCCACGACGGATCGAGGCGTAATACGGATCGTCCCGTTCTTCTTCAATGGAACACCACAACAGGAGGGAGACCGTCTTTCCAGCACGTTCCGTGTTCTGTTTTAATTGTCTCAGCCGGGAAGGTTTATATCCAAGCTGTTTGGCAATCGAAAAAATTCTGTTTCTGGTGTCCGGGCTCACAGCCAGAGACTGATCGTTATTTAAAACCCTTGAAACTGTTGCGGCAGACACTCCCGCTTCGTGGGCAATGTCTTTTATTGTTGCCAAAGAGCTCACACCTTTTTAGTTAATAATTTTACTAAAAATCAACTTCATCCTAACACATCCCCTTTATACTTTCAAGATGGCTGTTGAATTTACTTTTAATCTACTACTGTGCAGATTAGTTGTGTTAACATGATGAATATTCTCTTGATGACGGAGGGGTTTCAAATTGAATATTCTGTCACTAGCTCGAAAATGGTTTGGTCGGCTTCGATTCAAAAGCAAGGTTATTACGGTATTTCTTCCGCTAATCATTGTTTCTCTCCTCATTCTTGGACTGTTATCTAACCAACTCTTCAGTCGTTCTTTGATAGACCGAACCACCAGCAACGTGGTGGACGAGTCTCAGCTTATCCTGTCTCGGACCGATTACATATTCAGCAGTGTGGAAACGGCGGCCAATATTATGGTTACGAATATTAACCGGATGTATGATTCATACGGTGCCAAACCTGATACTGCCATGGAGCGTATTCAGTTTGGAAACCTGATGCAGAGCCGCCTATCCATTGACTTGTCAATCTTTCGTGAGGTGGATGCCGCTGTATTCATTGATAATAAAGGGACAATTTTCGCCTCTTACACCCAGAGTGGGGATGAGAGCAAAGCTTATAGCATGATTAAGCAGGTAAGGGAATCCAAAAGTTATGGACAGGCACTCTGGTTTGATATGGAGAGGAGAGATTTCCTAACACCAGATCCGAACCTCCCGGTTTTGACGCTGGGGAAGACGGTCATTAATATAGACACCGGCGAACCGTATGGAACGCTTTTTCTGCTAGTGAAGGAAGAAGGTCTGTCCGCTTTTTTTCGTTCCAGTGATCCGGATGTGCCCAAATCCTATTATTTTTTGAATAACGGAACTCGCGTGGTCGTGGCAAAAGACAATGAGAGGCTGATGAATCCGGTGAATCCACATCTGGCTGAGGCCATTCAACGTTGCACGCCTGATATGTCCCAAGAAACGTGCTCTTTTGAGGATGAGGGCAATCTGGTAACGGTCATTGATTATGACCGGATGGATTGGAAGCTGGTCAATATTGTATCTCTCAGCCTGCTTACGGCTGATGTCCGGCAAAATGTTAGGCTGTCGCTTTTAATCGGCGTATTATGCCTTGTTTTTTCCTGGCTGGGCGCCAGCTTTCTGTCCAGAATGGTTGTTAGTCCTCTCGAACAACTGACTAAGGCAATGCGAAAAGTAGTAACCGGTGATTTGCAACCGGTTGCGACAGTCCGCACTGAGGATGAAATCGGTACCATTGCTGAAGCGTTTAACTTTATGGTAAGACGGGTCCGGGAGCTACTGGATGAGGTGAGGCAGGAACAGAACCGTAAGCGTGAATATGAGCTTGCACTGATGAGCGCCCAAATTAAACCGCATTTTCTGTACAACACTTTGGATACCATTTACGCGCTCAATGAGTTGGACCGTAATGATGAGGCTAGAGATACTACAAAGGCGCTGGCAGATTTTTATCGTATGGTGCTGAATAAGGGACGGGAGCTCATTATTCTAGAGAAGGAAGCTCAGATTACTGATGATTACCTGACGATTCTGCAAATCCGTTATCCCGATGTGTTTCGCTATGAGGTGGATATTCCACCAGAACTTGCGGGTACACCGATTCCGAAGCTCTCGCTCCAGCCGCTTGTCGAGAATTCGATTTACCATGGTCTTAAGAAGAAAGAAACCAAAGGTTTTATCCGCATTTATGCCTTTAAACAGGGCGATAAGGTGGTCGTTCGAGTGGAGGATAACGGTGTGGGGATGGACGAAATCCAGGTTCAGACCATTATGTCCAGACATTTACCGGAAGAAGGAATACGGTCAATTGGCACCTACAGCGTTCAGCAGCGACTGAGTCTGTACTTCGGTGAGGAGTATGGGATATCGGTGCAGAGTGTTCCCGGAGAAGGAACCATTGTTGACCTTTCGCTGCCCACGCTGCCAAAAGGGGAGTGAGCACAAAGATGTATAAAGTGATGATTGTCGATGATGAGCCGCTGTTCCGGGACTTTCTGCGAATTAAGATAGACTGGAAAAGTCACGGATTTCGGGTTTGCTGTGAGGCAAGGAATGGGCGGGAAGCGCTTCAGGAAGCCGAGCGGCACCAGCCTCATCTCGCCCTCGTTGATATCAATATGCCCTTCATTGACGGAATAGAGTTAGCCGAGAGGTTGAAAGTCAAGTTCGAACGCATCGTTATTGTATTCATTTCCGGACATAACGAATTTGAATATCTACAGAAGGCGGTTCGAACCGGAGTGCAGGATTATTTGCTGAAGCCGTTCAATGCAGAAGAAATGATCTTGATGCTGGATCGTATCAAGCCGAAATTACCGGAGCTTCCGCGGGAAAGCGAAACCGGAGAGTGGAGGGATCATAGTGGTGAAGCGTTGCATAGTAGAGCATGTATGCCTGATTTGGGCCACCTGCGCGATGCGGTCGTGCTTGACCTCCGTATGAAAGACAGTGAAACGTTAGAGGAGGTCCGCAAGGCAATCCGTCAGCTAAGCGTATGCAAGTGGGGAGATGAGTACGCCGATGCCATGCTTATGGGGATTGTATCTCTTGCACTTTCCTTTGCAAGTGAACGCGGCATTTCTTATGATCGATTATGGGAGAACGGAGGAGACAAATCTCCTTACGACCGACTGCGGGAGTTAGATTCCTAGGAGGCTGCTGAAGGGTGGATGCTCACCCTCTACCGCAGGCTGATCCAGTTGATGGAGGATATGCGCCCTACGAAGGCTTCCAATCTCTTTGCTGCGGCGATCGCCTATATCGAGGAACATTATGCAGGCACAGAACTGTCCGCTGAGCAGGTTTCGGGCGGGGTATTCGTCGATCCCAGCTATTTGCGGCGCATCTTCCGCAAAGAGTCCGGCTTCTCCATAGTGGATCATATTACACACATCCGGATGAAGAAGGCCAAGGAACTCTTGCTGAACGGAAATCGGAAGCTGTCGGAAATCGCTGAAAGTGTCGGATACAGCGACCCCAATTATTTCAGCAAGTGCTTCAAAAAACGCTTTGGCATGACGCCGACTGAATATGAGCAACTCAAAAAAGGTAGCTGCCCTGCGAGGCAGGACAATCCAATTTACAGACAAGCGGTTCTCCTTATGGGAGGGCCGCTCGCTCTTTTGTCCCGTTTTTTACTGATAAGGCCCGTTTTATTCCTTAAAGAAGAGAAGAGGCAGGAGTATACTTTAGCCATGTAAATGAAAGCGCAATCAACAAGAAACACATGAGGGGGATATAAACAAATGAAAAAAACTTACAAACGTTGGAGTGCAGCATTGCTAGTGCTTACCATGTCCGTTGGATTGGCCGCTTGTGGCGGGGATAACTCAAGCTCCTCTGAGACGAAGGCGGGAGACGGAACGATCAAATTGAAGGTATATGCGCAGCATTTCGACGCCGATACCACCAAGCCGTTCGATTAT carries:
- a CDS encoding substrate-binding domain-containing protein; translated protein: MATIKDIAHEAGVSAATVSRVLNNDQSLAVSPDTRNRIFSIAKQLGYKPSRLRQLKQNTERAGKTVSLLLWCSIEEERDDPYYASIRRGIELRCEELGLTLGQTLRGRSSISTLQKTDGLIVVGGVDPEEVIKLHPDKNSIVLVDQYHEQLEYDSVRLHFRQAVDQALGHLIELGHQQIGFIGGKSDGERRAHYFERFMREQGLYNPQFVRVGAWSTADGYLMMNNLLTEQERPTACFVASDPLAIGALRALHGHGIRVPEDMAVVGFDDIEMAAFVQPPLTTVRAYPEEMGKAAVQLLSERFEGREPPSHSVIGTRLVIRESSCRNG
- a CDS encoding alpha-galactosidase, whose translation is MNIHVDETLGLFHLQSKDCSYIIQLVEGYPAHVYWGARLHHDKSLASILELRERCSFSPNPVPSNRTISLDTLPQEYPQYGTSDFRQPAYQAALADGTRITELKYSGYRIVAGKPQLEGLPAVYTESDDEAATLFLTLEDKYSGLKTTLLYTVFANHSAIARSTLFEHKGSAVMNIEHAMSASVDFADSNYQALYLSGAWVRERHIQRRDLGPGAIRLESRRGSSSHQMNPFLALLRPDATEDHGDVYGFSLVYSSNFVAQAEVEQFNQTRVSIGINPFDFSWRLEPGQSFQTPEAVLVFSEEGLGGMSRTYHRLYRTRLCRGAYRDKERPILVNNWEATYFNFDADKIEAIAKEAGPLGIELFVLDDGWFGKRDNDDSSLGDWFEDHRKLPGGLADLAKRVNEQGLQFGLWVEPEMVSPDSELYRKHPDWCLHAEGRRRTEGRSQLVLDLSRKEVCDYLYDTLSSVFSIAPITYVKWDMNRNMTEIASATASSERQKETAHRYMLGLYDLLERLTSRFPDILFESCSGGGGRFDPGMLYYMPQTWTSDDTDAIERLAIQYGTSIVYPASTMGAHVSSVPNHQVGRMTSLAIRGDVAMSGNFGYELDLTAFTKEEKELAAKQIAQYKEIRSLVQQGNMYRLLSPFEGRGDTAWMFVSEDQSEAFVAYFRVLAEPNGPILRLTLKGLNPEKKYKIETGAAGNTTDHTGNTLGEDAGSPFHEAFGGEIFGGDRLMKIGLVVSDLSGDFVSSTFRLKAVPRG
- a CDS encoding histidine kinase, with the translated sequence MNILSLARKWFGRLRFKSKVITVFLPLIIVSLLILGLLSNQLFSRSLIDRTTSNVVDESQLILSRTDYIFSSVETAANIMVTNINRMYDSYGAKPDTAMERIQFGNLMQSRLSIDLSIFREVDAAVFIDNKGTIFASYTQSGDESKAYSMIKQVRESKSYGQALWFDMERRDFLTPDPNLPVLTLGKTVINIDTGEPYGTLFLLVKEEGLSAFFRSSDPDVPKSYYFLNNGTRVVVAKDNERLMNPVNPHLAEAIQRCTPDMSQETCSFEDEGNLVTVIDYDRMDWKLVNIVSLSLLTADVRQNVRLSLLIGVLCLVFSWLGASFLSRMVVSPLEQLTKAMRKVVTGDLQPVATVRTEDEIGTIAEAFNFMVRRVRELLDEVRQEQNRKREYELALMSAQIKPHFLYNTLDTIYALNELDRNDEARDTTKALADFYRMVLNKGRELIILEKEAQITDDYLTILQIRYPDVFRYEVDIPPELAGTPIPKLSLQPLVENSIYHGLKKKETKGFIRIYAFKQGDKVVVRVEDNGVGMDEIQVQTIMSRHLPEEGIRSIGTYSVQQRLSLYFGEEYGISVQSVPGEGTIVDLSLPTLPKGE
- a CDS encoding response regulator; translated protein: MYKVMIVDDEPLFRDFLRIKIDWKSHGFRVCCEARNGREALQEAERHQPHLALVDINMPFIDGIELAERLKVKFERIVIVFISGHNEFEYLQKAVRTGVQDYLLKPFNAEEMILMLDRIKPKLPELPRESETGEWRDHSGEALHSRACMPDLGHLRDAVVLDLRMKDSETLEEVRKAIRQLSVCKWGDEYADAMLMGIVSLALSFASERGISYDRLWENGGDKSPYDRLRELDS
- a CDS encoding helix-turn-helix domain-containing protein; its protein translation is MLTLYRRLIQLMEDMRPTKASNLFAAAIAYIEEHYAGTELSAEQVSGGVFVDPSYLRRIFRKESGFSIVDHITHIRMKKAKELLLNGNRKLSEIAESVGYSDPNYFSKCFKKRFGMTPTEYEQLKKGSCPARQDNPIYRQAVLLMGGPLALLSRFLLIRPVLFLKEEKRQEYTLAM